The Brassica oleracea var. oleracea cultivar TO1000 chromosome C6, BOL, whole genome shotgun sequence genomic interval NNNNNNNNNNNNNNNNNNNNNNNNNNNNNNNNNNNNNNNNNNNNNNNNNNNNNNNNNNNNNNNNNNNNNNNNNNNNNNNNNNNNNNNNNNNNNNNNNNNNNNNNNNNNNNNNNNNNNNNNNNNNNNNNNNNNNNNNNNNNNNNNNNNNNNNNNNNNNNNNNNNNNNNNNNNNNNNNNNNNNNNNNNNNNNNNNNNNNNNNNNNNNNNNNNNNNNNNNNNNNNNNNNNNNNNNNNNNNNNNNNNNNNNNNNNNNNNNNNNNNNNNNNNNNNNNNNNNNNNNNNNNNNNNNNNNNNNNNNNNNNNNNNNNNNNNNNNNNNNNNNNNNNNNNNNNNNNNNNNNNNNNNNNNNNNNNNNNNNNNNNNNNNNNNNNNNNNNNNNNNNNNNNNNNNNNNNNNNNNNNNNNNNNNNNNNNNNNNNNNNNNNNNNNNNNNNNNNNNNNNNNNNNNNNNNNNNNNNNNNNNNNNNNNNNNNNNNNNNNNNNNNNNNNNNNNNNNNNNNNNNNNNNNNNNNNNNNNNNNNNNNNNNNNNNNNNNNNNNNNNNNNNNNNNNNNNNNNNNNNNNNNNNNNNNNNNNNNNNNNNNNNNNNNNNNNNNNNNNNNNNNNNNNNNNNNNNNNNNNNNNNNNNNNNNNNNNNNNNNNNNNNNNNNNNNNNNNNNNNNNNNNNNNNNNNNNNNNNNNNNNNNNNNNNNNNNNNNNNNNNNNNNNNNNNNNNNNNNNNNNNNNNNNNNNNNNNNNNNNNNNNNNNNNNNNNNNNNNNNNNNNNNNNNNNNNNNNNNNNNNNNNNNNNNNNNNNNNNNNNNNNNNNNNNNNNNNNNNNNNNNNNNNNNNNNNNNNNNNNNNNNNNNNNNNNNNNNNNNNNNNNNNNNNNNNNNNNNNNNNNNNNNNNNNNNNNNNNNNNNNNNNNNNNNNNNNNNNNNNNNNNNNNNNNNNNNNNNNNNNNNNNNNNNNNNNNNNNNNNNNNNNNNNNNNNNNNNNNNNNNNNNNNNNNNNNNNNNNNNNNNNNNNNNNNNNNNNNNNNNNNNNNNNNNNNNNNNNNNNNNNNNNNNNNNNNNNNNNNNNNNNNNNNNNNNNNNNNNNNNNNNNNNNNNNNNNNNNNNNNNNNNNNNNNNNNNNNNNNNNNNNNNNNNNNNNNNNNNNNNNNNNNNNNNNNNNNNNNNNNNNNNNNNNNNNNNNNNNNNNNNNNNNNNNNNNNNNNNNNNNNNNNNNNNNNNNNNNNNNNNNNNNNNNNNNNNNNNNNNNNNNNNNNNNNNNNNNNNNNNNNNNNNNNNNNNNNNNNNNNNNNNNNNNNNNNNNNNNNNNNNNNNNNNNNNNNNNNNNNNNNNNNNNNNNNNNNNNNNNNNNNNNNNNNNNNNNNNNNNNNNNNNNNNNNNNNNNNNNNNNNNNNNNNNNNNNNNNNNNNNNNNNNNNNNNNNNNNNNNNNNNNNNNNNNNNNNNNNNNNNNNNNNNNNNNNNNNNNNNNNNNNNNNNNNNNNNNNNNNNNNNNNNNNNNNNNNNNNNNNNNNNNNNNNNNNNNNNNNNNNNNNNNNNNNNNNNNNNNNNNNNNNNNNNNNNNNNNNNNNNNNNNNNNNNNNNNNNNNNNNNNNNNNNNNNNNNNNNNNNNNNNNNNNNNNNNNNNNNNNNNNNNNNNNNNNNNNNNNNNNNNNNNNNNNNNNNNNNNNNNNNNNNNNNNNNNNNNNNNNNNNNNNNNNNNNNNNNNNNNNNNNNNNNNNNNNNNNNNNNNNNNNNNNNNNNNNNNNNNNNNNNNNNNNNNNNNNNNNNNNNNNNNNNNNNNNNNNNNNNNNNNNNNNNNNNNNNNNNNNNNNNNNNNNNNNNNNNNNNNNNNNNNNNNNNNNNNNNNNNNNNNNNNNNNNNNNNNNNNNNNNNNNNNNNNNNNNNNNNNNNNNNNNNNNNNNNNNNNNNNNNNNNNNNNNNNNNNNNNNNNNNNNNNNNNNNNNNNNNNNNNNNNNNNNNNNNNNNNNNNNNNNNNNNNNNNNNNNNNNNNNNNNNNNNNNNNNNNNNNNNNNNNNNNNNNNNNNNNNNNNNNNNNNNNNNNNNNNNNNNNNNNNNNNNNNNNNNNNNNNNNNNNNNNNNNNNNNNNNNNNNNNNNNNNNNNNNNNNNNNNNNNNNNNNNNNNNNNNNNNNNNNNNNNNNNNNNNNNNNNNNNNNNNNNNNNNNNNNNNNNNNNNNNNNNNNNNNNNNNNNNNNNNNNNNNNNNNNNNNNNNNNNNNNNNNNNNNNNNNNNNNNNNNNNNNNNNNNNNNNNNNNNNNNNNNNNNNNNNNNNNNNNNNGGAAATAAGGGCAACGAGGGGTGGGGAGGGTGCACAGCCAAAAGAAAACAAGTCCGTGGCTGCCCGCATGACACCAACGGCGGGGATTGGCTTTGCGCAGGTGGTGTGCATTTTATTATTGGTGTACACATGTACATTTTATTTTTGGTGTACACCTGTTGACATAGGTTACTGACTCCATCTAGAAAACGGGTGGCGACAACGGTGGTGAGTTCGTTGAGGAGGATCCTGACGGTGGTGAAGAAGCGAGGACGGCAGACAAACAGCCCCAATCTGTTGACTCCGTTGAAACATCAAATATGGAGTTTCCAAAGCCTGTGGAGGCGGTTGGAAAAGTTGCTCCTCCCAAGGCGGGTGGTGAGGCAAGTGTTAAGGAGATCAACGCTGAATTACAGGGGACGGAGGACGAAGAGAGATATGACAGTTGTAAAGACGACATGTCCCCTGATAGCCAGATACAAGAGAACCCACGTGATCTGTGTGGTGAAACGGATGCAAACTCTGAAGATGTGGGCAGTGGTGGTAAACGGCATCGCATGAGATCCAGCAAGATTTCTGGAGTGTACACCCCTGACCCAAGGGTGAAAAAGTTGTTTAAGAGCGAGGAGAAGGTTGAGTATAAGCCCATTGCCAAAACGAATCGAACACAGTTTAAGAAGTTTGCCGAAATTTTGAGGGAAAACCCCGAGCAGTAAGTTTCTAACTCTTTTTAAGGTTATATACATACACTCGTGCATAAGTTCCTGATTGTTGGTTAAATTTGCAGGATGTGGGATATCGCTACCGGTCACTCTGTGTGTAATCACTTCTTCCTTGAAATTGCTGAACCGGGGAAATGGATGTCTGACGAGGTACTATTAAGCTCTGCATCGTCGTCACATTATACCTTTGACAGTCACCTTATGTAACT includes:
- the LOC106300501 gene encoding uncharacterized protein LOC106300501 — translated: MEFPKPVEAVGKVAPPKAGGEASVKEINAELQGTEDEERYDSCKDDMSPDSQIQENPRDLCGETDANSEDVGSGGKRHRMRSSKISGVYTPDPRVKKLFKSEEKVEYKPIAKTNRTQFKKFAEILRENPEQ